Proteins from a genomic interval of Syngnathus acus chromosome 4, fSynAcu1.2, whole genome shotgun sequence:
- the fam174c gene encoding protein FAM174C, giving the protein MAAPTRSALVLPLVLFLLPVFRRTFVVLAAPQTDEVSRPTEASSRNSSSSAAGNAGREGHTLSGFNADSSMVQRALYVLVAITALGMLYFLVRAVRVKKAPSRKTYGLLAHSEDTLALTAASDNDDDDNTLYDARILHRSEWVPRDATRGTHSDL; this is encoded by the exons ATGGCGGCGCCGACGCGCTCGGCGCTTGTTCTTCCCCTGGTTCTGTTTCTTCTTCCAGTCTTCCGACGGACATTTGTCGTTCTGGCGGCGCCGCAAACCGATGAAGTGAGCAGACCTACTGAGGCGAGTTCgcgcaacagcagcagcagcgcagCAGGAAATGCGGGAAGAGAAGGCCATACGCTAAGCGGCTTCAACGCGGATTCGTCGATGGTGCAGCGAGCCTTGTACGTGCTCGTCGCCATCACCGCCTTGGGCATGCTTTACTTCCTTGTCAGGGCCGTGCG TGTGAAGAAGGCGCCTTCGAGGAAGACGTACGGCCTGCTGGCCCACTCGGAGGACACGTTGGCGCTGACGGCGGCGAGTGACAACGACGACGACGATAACACGCTCTACGACGCTCGCATTCTCCACAGGTCTGAGTGGGTACCCCGTGACGCGACACGGGGTACCCACTCCGACCTTTGA